From a single Kitasatospora sp. NBC_00458 genomic region:
- a CDS encoding [LysW]-aminoadipate kinase, with protein sequence MRIVVKWGGSLQENSGAIADDLAALWRDHRIVVVHGGSRDIDDTIGELGLPRRTLRSPDGMVTRYTDAATLGALMMAMRGRTQARIVSELGARGVTAVGLSGMDGGLVRTERKTAIRAVFGDSVRVVRDNFAGRVVGVDTTVLDALHACGMVPVVCPPGMTADGQATNVDADRMACAIAAAWRADRLLLFTDTPGVLADRDDPGSTIASLSRDDAKGLVPGLSGGMRMKVAAAVEALGKGARAVQVCDGRVDSPITEALRGSGTLIGRGHGSP encoded by the coding sequence ATGAGGATCGTGGTGAAGTGGGGCGGCAGCCTCCAGGAGAACAGCGGCGCGATCGCCGACGACCTCGCGGCCCTGTGGCGCGACCACCGCATCGTGGTGGTGCACGGCGGGTCCCGGGACATCGACGACACGATCGGGGAACTCGGCCTGCCGCGCCGCACCCTGCGGTCACCGGACGGCATGGTGACGCGGTACACCGACGCGGCGACCCTCGGCGCGCTCATGATGGCGATGCGGGGGCGGACCCAGGCCCGGATCGTCTCGGAGCTGGGGGCCCGCGGCGTCACGGCCGTGGGACTGTCGGGCATGGACGGGGGGCTGGTCCGCACGGAGCGCAAGACGGCGATCCGCGCGGTGTTCGGCGACAGCGTCCGGGTGGTGCGCGACAACTTCGCCGGCCGTGTCGTCGGTGTGGACACGACCGTCCTGGACGCCCTGCACGCGTGCGGCATGGTCCCCGTCGTGTGCCCGCCGGGCATGACGGCCGACGGGCAGGCCACCAACGTCGACGCGGACCGGATGGCCTGCGCGATCGCGGCGGCCTGGCGGGCCGACCGGCTGCTGCTCTTCACGGACACGCCGGGCGTGCTCGCCGACCGCGACGATCCCGGGTCCACCATCGCCTCGCTGAGCCGGGACGACGCCAAGGGCCTGGTCCCCGGGCTGAGCGGCGGCATGCGGATGAAGGTCGCCGCGGCGGTGGAGGCGCTGGGCAAGGGCGCCCGGGCGGTCCAGGTCTGCGACGGCCGGGTGGACTCGCCCATCACAGAAGCTCTACGAGGGAGCGGAACCCTCATCGGAAGGGGCCATGGGTCACCGTGA